Proteins encoded in a region of the Salvelinus sp. IW2-2015 unplaced genomic scaffold, ASM291031v2 Un_scaffold2106, whole genome shotgun sequence genome:
- the LOC112072955 gene encoding protein HGH1 homolog isoform X4 encodes MLSEVEAKELLSFLTLDTRPDVKGQATEYFLGLSGNRDGCRYLQTKPDFLKALVTLTTDPSXAIVKDCYHSLINLSADETMHQPLIKDSDFLPILFKNLLDPEFMFADRICTILTNLSRHVKTCKEVFKAMQEQEIGLAQIVDIFCTEGYNKQASLHYLGPLLSNLTQLPETRHFILDKERCVVQRLLPYTQYQASTIRRGGVIGTLRNCCFDHAHHEWLLSDAVDILPFLLLPLAGPEDLSDEENEGLPVDLQYLPEDKEREDDPDIRKMLIETMILLTATKVGRQILKAKNVYAIMREFHNWEKEPHVAAACEKLIQVNYEFRIAQRQPRNLKDLEKVCMEEWAKIPAAVFANLVKNYRKHSVSHS; translated from the exons ATGCTGAGTGAGGTAGAGGCCAAAGAGCTGCTGTCCTTCCTCACACTGGACACCAGGCCAGACGTCAAGGGCCAGGCTACTGAGTACTTCCTGGGCCTCTCTGGCAACAGGGATGGCTGTCGCTACCTACAGACAAAACCTGACTTCCTTAAAGCCTTGGTGACCCTCACTACCGACCCCTCCATRGCTATCGTCAAAGACTGTTACCACTCTCTCATCAACCTCTCGGCTGATGAGACCATGCACCAACCGCTGATCAAAGACTCGGACTTCCTCCCTATATTGTTTAAAAACCTCCTGGACCCAGAATTTATGTTTGCGGACCGTATCTGTACGATCCTCACTAACCTGTCGCGGCACGTGAAGACGTGTAAAGAGGTGTTTAAGGCTATGCAGGAGCAGGAGATAGGTTTGGCGCAGATAGTGGACATCTTCTGCACTGAGGGCTACAACAAGCAGGCATCGCTCCATTATCTGGGCCCCCTCCTCTCCAACCTCACACAGCTGCCCGAGACCAGACACTTTATCCTGGATAAGGAGAG GTGTGTAGTTCAGAGGCTCCTTCCCTACACCCAATACCAGGCCTCAACAATCAGACGAGGGGGAGTCATTGGCACTCTGAGAAATTGTTGCTTTGATCATG CTCATCATGAGTGGTTGCTGAGTGATGCGGTGGACATTCTGCCTTTCCTGTTGCTGCCTCTCGCTGGGCCTGAGGAYCTGTCTGACGAGGAGAATGAAG GGTTACCCGTCGACCTCCAGTACTTACCAGAGGACAAGGAAAGAGAGGAYGATCCCGACATTCGCAAGATGCTCATTGAGACCATGATACTG TTGACAGCTACCAAAGTAGGTAGGCAGATTCTGAAGGCCAAGAACGTCTACGCCATCATGAGGGAGTTCCACAACTGGGAAAAGGAGCCTCACGTGGCCGCTGCTTGTGAGAAGCTCATACAGGTAAACTATGAAT tccgtattgcccagcgacagccccgaaacctgaaggatctggagaaggtctgtatggaggagtgggccaaaatccctgctgcagtgtttgcaaacctggtcaagaactacaggaaac attccgtctctcacagttga
- the LOC112072955 gene encoding protein HGH1 homolog isoform X2 translates to MLSEVEAKELLSFLTLDTRPDVKGQATEYFLGLSGNRDGCRYLQTKPDFLKALVTLTTDPSXAIVKDCYHSLINLSADETMHQPLIKDSDFLPILFKNLLDPEFMFADRICTILTNLSRHVKTCKEVFKAMQEQEIGLAQIVDIFCTEGYNKQASLHYLGPLLSNLTQLPETRHFILDKERCVVQRLLPYTQYQASTIRRGGVIGTLRNCCFDHAHHEWLLSDAVDILPFLLLPLAGPEDLSDEENEGLPVDLQYLPEDKEREDDPDIRKMLIETMILLTATKVGRQILKAKNVYAIMREFHNWEKEPHVAAACEKLIQVNYEFRIAQRQPRNLKDLEKVCMEEWAKIPAAVFANLVKNYRKRMISNCKQRFRLSQLKCTYDKN, encoded by the exons ATGCTGAGTGAGGTAGAGGCCAAAGAGCTGCTGTCCTTCCTCACACTGGACACCAGGCCAGACGTCAAGGGCCAGGCTACTGAGTACTTCCTGGGCCTCTCTGGCAACAGGGATGGCTGTCGCTACCTACAGACAAAACCTGACTTCCTTAAAGCCTTGGTGACCCTCACTACCGACCCCTCCATRGCTATCGTCAAAGACTGTTACCACTCTCTCATCAACCTCTCGGCTGATGAGACCATGCACCAACCGCTGATCAAAGACTCGGACTTCCTCCCTATATTGTTTAAAAACCTCCTGGACCCAGAATTTATGTTTGCGGACCGTATCTGTACGATCCTCACTAACCTGTCGCGGCACGTGAAGACGTGTAAAGAGGTGTTTAAGGCTATGCAGGAGCAGGAGATAGGTTTGGCGCAGATAGTGGACATCTTCTGCACTGAGGGCTACAACAAGCAGGCATCGCTCCATTATCTGGGCCCCCTCCTCTCCAACCTCACACAGCTGCCCGAGACCAGACACTTTATCCTGGATAAGGAGAG GTGTGTAGTTCAGAGGCTCCTTCCCTACACCCAATACCAGGCCTCAACAATCAGACGAGGGGGAGTCATTGGCACTCTGAGAAATTGTTGCTTTGATCATG CTCATCATGAGTGGTTGCTGAGTGATGCGGTGGACATTCTGCCTTTCCTGTTGCTGCCTCTCGCTGGGCCTGAGGAYCTGTCTGACGAGGAGAATGAAG GGTTACCCGTCGACCTCCAGTACTTACCAGAGGACAAGGAAAGAGAGGAYGATCCCGACATTCGCAAGATGCTCATTGAGACCATGATACTG TTGACAGCTACCAAAGTAGGTAGGCAGATTCTGAAGGCCAAGAACGTCTACGCCATCATGAGGGAGTTCCACAACTGGGAAAAGGAGCCTCACGTGGCCGCTGCTTGTGAGAAGCTCATACAGGTAAACTATGAAT tccgtattgcccagcgacagccccgaaacctgaaggatctggagaaggtctgtatggaggagtgggccaaaatccctgctgcagtgtttgcaaacctggtcaagaactacaggaaacgtatgatctctaattgcaaacaaag attccgtctctcacagttgaagtgtacctatgataaaaattga
- the LOC112072955 gene encoding protein HGH1 homolog isoform X3, with product MLSEVEAKELLSFLTLDTRPDVKGQATEYFLGLSGNRDGCRYLQTKPDFLKALVTLTTDPSXAIVKDCYHSLINLSADETMHQPLIKDSDFLPILFKNLLDPEFMFADRICTILTNLSRHVKTCKEVFKAMQEQEIGLAQIVDIFCTEGYNKQASLHYLGPLLSNLTQLPETRHFILDKERCVVQRLLPYTQYQASTIRRGGVIGTLRNCCFDHAHHEWLLSDAVDILPFLLLPLAGPEDLSDEENEGLPVDLQYLPEDKEREDDPDIRKMLIETMILLTATKVGRQILKAKNVYAIMREFHNWEKEPHVAAACEKLIQVLIGDEPEPDMENLLEVEIPEDVEVKLKDMDAKEQEQLEKEQEDLLNPDKSQQCAGIVRMM from the exons ATGCTGAGTGAGGTAGAGGCCAAAGAGCTGCTGTCCTTCCTCACACTGGACACCAGGCCAGACGTCAAGGGCCAGGCTACTGAGTACTTCCTGGGCCTCTCTGGCAACAGGGATGGCTGTCGCTACCTACAGACAAAACCTGACTTCCTTAAAGCCTTGGTGACCCTCACTACCGACCCCTCCATRGCTATCGTCAAAGACTGTTACCACTCTCTCATCAACCTCTCGGCTGATGAGACCATGCACCAACCGCTGATCAAAGACTCGGACTTCCTCCCTATATTGTTTAAAAACCTCCTGGACCCAGAATTTATGTTTGCGGACCGTATCTGTACGATCCTCACTAACCTGTCGCGGCACGTGAAGACGTGTAAAGAGGTGTTTAAGGCTATGCAGGAGCAGGAGATAGGTTTGGCGCAGATAGTGGACATCTTCTGCACTGAGGGCTACAACAAGCAGGCATCGCTCCATTATCTGGGCCCCCTCCTCTCCAACCTCACACAGCTGCCCGAGACCAGACACTTTATCCTGGATAAGGAGAG GTGTGTAGTTCAGAGGCTCCTTCCCTACACCCAATACCAGGCCTCAACAATCAGACGAGGGGGAGTCATTGGCACTCTGAGAAATTGTTGCTTTGATCATG CTCATCATGAGTGGTTGCTGAGTGATGCGGTGGACATTCTGCCTTTCCTGTTGCTGCCTCTCGCTGGGCCTGAGGAYCTGTCTGACGAGGAGAATGAAG GGTTACCCGTCGACCTCCAGTACTTACCAGAGGACAAGGAAAGAGAGGAYGATCCCGACATTCGCAAGATGCTCATTGAGACCATGATACTG TTGACAGCTACCAAAGTAGGTAGGCAGATTCTGAAGGCCAAGAACGTCTACGCCATCATGAGGGAGTTCCACAACTGGGAAAAGGAGCCTCACGTGGCCGCTGCTTGTGAGAAGCTCATACAG GTGCTGATCGGGGACGAGCCAGAGCCAGACATGGAGAACCTGTTGGAGGTGGAGATTCCTGAGGACGTGGAGGTGAAGCTCAAAGACATGGATGCCAAGGAGCAGGAGCAGTTGGAGAAGGAGCAGGAAGATCTGTTAAATCCAGACAAGTCACAGCAGTGTGCTGGCATAGTGAGGATGATGTAG
- the LOC112072955 gene encoding protein HGH1 homolog isoform X1 — protein MLSEVEAKELLSFLTLDTRPDVKGQATEYFLGLSGNRDGCRYLQTKPDFLKALVTLTTDPSXAIVKDCYHSLINLSADETMHQPLIKDSDFLPILFKNLLDPEFMFADRICTILTNLSRHVKTCKEVFKAMQEQEIGLAQIVDIFCTEGYNKQASLHYLGPLLSNLTQLPETRHFILDKERCVVQRLLPYTQYQASTIRRGGVIGTLRNCCFDHAHHEWLLSDAVDILPFLLLPLAGPEDLSDEENEGLPVDLQYLPEDKEREDDPDIRKMLIETMILLTATKVGRQILKAKNVYAIMREFHNWEKEPHVAAACEKLIQVNYEFRIAQRQPRNLKDLEKVCMEEWAKIPAAVFANLVKNYRKRMISNCKQRFLYQILSSAFLMYKYLCHAIKCKLIT, from the exons ATGCTGAGTGAGGTAGAGGCCAAAGAGCTGCTGTCCTTCCTCACACTGGACACCAGGCCAGACGTCAAGGGCCAGGCTACTGAGTACTTCCTGGGCCTCTCTGGCAACAGGGATGGCTGTCGCTACCTACAGACAAAACCTGACTTCCTTAAAGCCTTGGTGACCCTCACTACCGACCCCTCCATRGCTATCGTCAAAGACTGTTACCACTCTCTCATCAACCTCTCGGCTGATGAGACCATGCACCAACCGCTGATCAAAGACTCGGACTTCCTCCCTATATTGTTTAAAAACCTCCTGGACCCAGAATTTATGTTTGCGGACCGTATCTGTACGATCCTCACTAACCTGTCGCGGCACGTGAAGACGTGTAAAGAGGTGTTTAAGGCTATGCAGGAGCAGGAGATAGGTTTGGCGCAGATAGTGGACATCTTCTGCACTGAGGGCTACAACAAGCAGGCATCGCTCCATTATCTGGGCCCCCTCCTCTCCAACCTCACACAGCTGCCCGAGACCAGACACTTTATCCTGGATAAGGAGAG GTGTGTAGTTCAGAGGCTCCTTCCCTACACCCAATACCAGGCCTCAACAATCAGACGAGGGGGAGTCATTGGCACTCTGAGAAATTGTTGCTTTGATCATG CTCATCATGAGTGGTTGCTGAGTGATGCGGTGGACATTCTGCCTTTCCTGTTGCTGCCTCTCGCTGGGCCTGAGGAYCTGTCTGACGAGGAGAATGAAG GGTTACCCGTCGACCTCCAGTACTTACCAGAGGACAAGGAAAGAGAGGAYGATCCCGACATTCGCAAGATGCTCATTGAGACCATGATACTG TTGACAGCTACCAAAGTAGGTAGGCAGATTCTGAAGGCCAAGAACGTCTACGCCATCATGAGGGAGTTCCACAACTGGGAAAAGGAGCCTCACGTGGCCGCTGCTTGTGAGAAGCTCATACAGGTAAACTATGAAT tccgtattgcccagcgacagccccgaaacctgaaggatctggagaaggtctgtatggaggagtgggccaaaatccctgctgcagtgtttgcaaacctggtcaagaactacaggaaacgtatgatctctaattgcaaacaaaggtttctgtaccaaatattaagttctgcttttctgatgtacaaatacttatgtcatgcaataaaatgcaaattaattacttaa
- the LOC112072958 gene encoding testis-specific serine/threonine-protein kinase 5-like: MSATGTRVKDSGKSLHERTIECRENGYLLSGKKIGTGAFSKVYLGYATPNKISKNYKLANDLRSKNHNMVAIKIISINEAPLEYSKKFLHREIYALNATYRHPGVVQLYDMFRSLKRFYLILELALSGDLLEHINAVSHSKGSPGLSEEEARRLFKQIVNAVMHCHNNHIVHRDLKCENILLDEQGFVKLTDFGFANHYTDRSALMNTFCGSVAYTAPEILLSRKYNGEQADLWSLGVILYAMVTGKLPYHEKHPRKLVQLIRKELPFHHPVSSGCQDLIKKLLEWQPTARLPLDQVNTHQWMMPSMTGLLYKLRATRSDITHKNKALDKKLKDGRSCHSGPGTPTRSSFRHTSLPERPQQTVVAPHYRPGASSAGCHRREPPQEKREEPPCPKPPLVSPCRLLMRPTQSQSTNTNRLFVTRPRPPFAPKPFHNLPNFRKPGSANRQLHSPSGKLTAAAPPTTF; encoded by the exons ATGAGTGCAACTGGCACGAGAGTAAAGGACTCTGGGAAGTCGCTTCATGAGAGGACCATAGAGTGTCGAGAGAATGGCTACCTTCTCTCTGGCAAGAAGATTGGAACAGGTGCTTTCTCCAAGGTCTACCTGGGGTACGCTACCCCAAATAAGATCAGTAAGAACTACAAGCTGGCCAATGACCTGAGGAGCAAGAACCACAATATG GTGGCTATCAAAATCATCTCTATCAACGAGGCTCCCCTAGAATACTCCAAGAAATTCCTACACAGAGAGATATATGCTCTGAACGCCACGTACAGACACCCAGGGGTG GTCCAGCTGTATGACATGTTCCGTTCACTGAAGCGGTTCTATCTGATTCTGGAGCTGGCTCTGAGCGGAGACCTTTTAGAACACATCAACGCCGTGTCCCATAGCAAGGGCAGCCCGGGCCTCAGTGAAGAGGAGGCTCGCAGGCTCTTCAAACAGATAGTCAATGCTGTCATGCACTGTCACAACAACCACATAGTACACAG AGACCTGAAATGTGAAAACATACTGTTGGATGAGCAAGGATTTGTGAAATTGACTG ACTTTGGCTTTGCCAACCACTACACAGACAGGAGTGCTCTGATGAACACCTTCTGTGGTTCCGTGGCCTACACTGCCCCAGAGATCCTACTGTCTCGCAAATACAACGGAGAACAAGCTGACCTGTGGAGCCT aGGGGTGATTCTGTATGCCATGGTCACAGGGAAGCTGCCCTACCATGAGAAGCACCCACGCAAACTGGTCCAACTCATCAGGAAAGAGCTGCCGTTCCACCACCCAGTTTCTTCAG GCTGCCAGGACCTGATTAAGAAGCTGTTAGAGTGGCAGCCCACRGCCCGCCTGCCCCTGGACCAGGTCAACACACACCAGTGGATGATGCCTTCCATGACCGGCCTGCTATACAAGCTGCGTGCCACCAGGAGCGACATCACCCACAAGAACAAAGCCCTGGACAAGAAGCTTAAAGACG GCCGCTCCTGCCACTCGGGCCCTGGCACCCCCACCCGTTCATCCTTCAGACACACCAGCCTGCCTGAGAGGCCCCAGCAAACTGTAGTGGCCCCCCACTACCGCCCTGGGGCCAGCAGCGCAGGCTGCCATCGCCGTGAACCgccacaggagaagagagaggagccgCCCTGCCCCAAGCCCCCCTTGGTGTCCCCCTGTCGGCTCCTGATGAGACCCACCCAAAGCCAGAGCACCAACACCAACCGTCTCTTCGTGACCCGGCCCCGGCCGCCCTTCGCCCCAAAGCCCTTCCACAACCTCCCCAACTTCAGGAAGCCTGGCTCGGCCAACAGGCAGCTGCATAGCCCCTCAGGCAAGCTGACAGCAGCCGCACCCCCAACCACCTTCTGA